The Flavobacteriaceae bacterium 3519-10 genome includes a window with the following:
- a CDS encoding Nitrous-oxide reductase encodes MKSLKLFGLATVVAISAVTGCKPKGTETAVSGDAAQKVYVAPGKYDEFYNFVSGGFNGQVNVYGLPSGRLLKVLPVFSVNPENGYGYSEETKPMLQTSHGFIPWDDQHHLSLSQTKAEVDGRWLFANANNTPRVARIDLKTFKTVEILEIPNSAGNHSSPFLTENTEFVVAGTRFAVPMDDQNGDVPISSFKENFKGVLSFIGIDQQTGGMDLTFQIEAPGINFDLSHAGKGKSGDWFFFSCYNSEKANTLLEVNASQNDKDFIMAVNWKKAAALAKAGKGRKVVTEYAHNKWDEETHSATSTMKKEVVVLSVQDMKDAMYMIPCPKSPHGVDIDPTGEYIVGSGKLAALIPVFSFDKIQKAIADKAFAGEYDGVQVIKYEAALYGEVQKPGLGPLHTEFDGKGNAYTSMFVSSEVVKWNIKDLKVLDRTPTFYSVGHLMIPGGDTSKPFGKYMVAYNKITKDRYLPTGPELAQSAQLYDISGDKIQLLLDFPTFGEPHYAQALPGEMISKNQVKFFKIADNKHPYATKGEAESKVVREGNKVHVYMTSIRSHFAPDNIEGVRVGDEVYFHVTNLEQDWDVPHGFAILGNENAELLIMPGETCTLKWVPKKAGMFPMYCTDFCSALHQEMQGYVRVSPAGSNTPLIYSLNNKKDNAQSPVKPGETK; translated from the coding sequence ATGAAAAGTCTTAAATTATTTGGACTGGCAACCGTAGTGGCTATAAGTGCCGTAACTGGATGCAAACCAAAAGGCACTGAAACTGCCGTAAGCGGCGACGCCGCACAAAAAGTGTATGTTGCACCCGGTAAATATGATGAGTTCTACAACTTCGTCAGCGGCGGCTTCAACGGGCAGGTGAATGTCTATGGATTACCGAGTGGAAGGTTGCTTAAAGTTCTTCCGGTATTTTCCGTAAATCCTGAAAACGGATATGGATACAGCGAAGAGACGAAACCAATGCTGCAGACATCACACGGCTTCATCCCATGGGACGATCAGCATCACCTCTCGCTTTCGCAAACCAAGGCTGAAGTTGACGGCCGCTGGCTGTTTGCAAACGCCAACAATACTCCGCGCGTTGCCCGAATTGATTTAAAGACTTTTAAAACAGTTGAAATTTTAGAAATACCTAACTCAGCTGGTAACCACTCCTCGCCTTTCCTTACAGAAAATACCGAATTTGTGGTTGCAGGAACCCGTTTTGCAGTGCCAATGGATGATCAGAATGGTGATGTGCCAATTAGTTCATTCAAAGAAAATTTCAAAGGTGTGCTTTCTTTTATCGGAATTGATCAGCAGACCGGCGGAATGGACTTAACCTTCCAGATTGAAGCACCCGGGATCAACTTTGACCTTTCGCATGCCGGTAAAGGGAAATCAGGCGACTGGTTCTTTTTCTCCTGCTATAATTCAGAAAAAGCAAATACGCTTCTTGAGGTAAATGCGTCACAAAACGACAAAGACTTCATTATGGCAGTGAACTGGAAAAAAGCTGCAGCACTCGCAAAAGCCGGAAAAGGCCGCAAAGTGGTGACAGAATACGCCCACAATAAATGGGATGAAGAAACGCATAGCGCCACTTCTACGATGAAGAAAGAGGTTGTCGTACTTTCCGTGCAAGATATGAAGGATGCGATGTATATGATCCCATGTCCGAAATCGCCTCACGGTGTAGACATCGATCCTACCGGAGAATATATTGTAGGTTCAGGTAAACTGGCAGCACTGATCCCTGTATTCAGTTTTGATAAAATTCAGAAAGCTATCGCAGACAAAGCGTTTGCCGGAGAATATGACGGCGTACAGGTGATTAAATACGAAGCCGCACTGTACGGTGAAGTACAGAAGCCTGGTTTAGGCCCGCTGCACACTGAGTTTGACGGAAAAGGAAACGCCTACACATCAATGTTTGTATCGTCTGAAGTAGTGAAATGGAACATCAAGGACCTCAAAGTGCTGGACAGAACGCCAACGTTCTATTCCGTAGGACACTTAATGATTCCGGGTGGCGACACTTCCAAACCTTTCGGAAAATACATGGTAGCGTATAACAAAATTACCAAAGACAGATATCTTCCTACAGGACCAGAATTAGCACAATCTGCACAGCTGTACGATATCAGTGGAGATAAAATTCAGCTGCTACTGGACTTCCCAACTTTCGGTGAACCGCATTACGCACAGGCTTTACCAGGTGAGATGATCTCTAAAAACCAGGTTAAATTCTTTAAAATTGCGGACAATAAACACCCGTATGCCACAAAAGGAGAAGCCGAAAGCAAAGTGGTTCGTGAAGGCAACAAAGTTCACGTTTACATGACCTCAATTCGCTCGCACTTCGCACCGGATAATATCGAAGGCGTCCGGGTTGGCGATGAAGTGTACTTCCATGTCACAAACCTTGAGCAGGATTGGGACGTACCGCACGGATTTGCGATCTTAGGAAACGAGAACGCCGAACTCCTCATCATGCCGGGTGAAACCTGCACGCTGAAATGGGTTCCGAAGAAAGCCGGTATGTTCCCGATGTACTGCACCGATTTCTGCAGTGCGCTGCACCAGGAAATGCAGGGGTACGTGAGGGTTTCGCCAGCGGGCAGTAACACGCCGCTGATCTACTCGCTCAACAATAAGAAAGACAATGCACAGAGCCCTGTAAAACCAGGAGAAACTAAATAA
- a CDS encoding lipoprotein, putative: MNILKNTFAVGSVIAMLSCQSSGPKDIALGKDQCDNCRMTISALGYAAELVTDKGRAYKFDDIMCMNMYEGSNPDQAKNAKLYVVDYPTGKFIEKSKATFIKGGSIKSPMGGNTQAYQNKAAAQKAAAALGAGLTK, encoded by the coding sequence ATGAATATTCTGAAAAACACGTTCGCAGTTGGGTCGGTAATCGCGATGCTGTCGTGCCAAAGCAGTGGCCCTAAAGATATTGCGCTGGGCAAAGACCAATGCGATAACTGCCGGATGACGATCAGCGCACTGGGCTACGCAGCCGAACTGGTAACCGATAAAGGACGCGCCTACAAATTCGACGATATCATGTGCATGAATATGTACGAAGGCTCAAATCCGGACCAGGCAAAGAACGCCAAACTTTATGTGGTAGATTATCCTACCGGAAAATTTATTGAAAAATCCAAAGCGACCTTCATTAAAGGCGGAAGCATAAAGTCGCCGATGGGTGGCAACACGCAGGCCTACCAGAACAAAGCAGCAGCTCAGAAAGCCGCAGCAGCACTAGGCGCAGGTTTAACTAAATAA
- a CDS encoding Nitrous oxide reductase maturation protein NosD produces MFRILFLFFPVLIFSNVLRVGKNEQFKTIQQAVAASKSGDSILVESGVYREGNINITKPLTLIGIGRPVLDGEMKHEILSFRGHHIVLKGFKIINSGQDEIKNIGAIRLYDSHFSVIANNIFENNYFGIYIQRGYRCLIENNRITSSRSKSQEGIGDGIHAWVSEEIWIKNNYIEGHKDGIYLEKVTDSYIYRNFSKKNLRYGLHFMSSNDCVYVNNTFDNNNAGVAVMYSNNVGMAGNSFINNWGDANYGLLLKDISFSKIKQNRFSNNTIAIFMDGATKVDFFRNNFEDNGWAMKINSNCMENKFINNNFINNTFDVGTSGTMAMNDFKRNFWDKYEGYDLNKDKIGDVPFHPLSLYAVLVENNPAIMLLFKTFFVDLLDKTEKIIPSLTPENFKDEEPLMKKVIS; encoded by the coding sequence ATGTTTAGAATTCTATTTCTGTTTTTTCCGGTTCTTATATTTTCGAATGTATTGAGAGTGGGGAAAAATGAACAATTTAAAACGATACAACAAGCTGTCGCCGCATCAAAAAGTGGCGACAGTATTTTAGTGGAAAGTGGTGTTTACCGAGAAGGAAACATCAATATCACCAAACCGCTGACGCTCATCGGCATCGGAAGACCCGTGCTCGATGGTGAAATGAAGCACGAAATTCTCTCTTTCCGGGGTCATCATATCGTTCTTAAAGGTTTTAAAATAATTAATTCAGGCCAGGACGAAATAAAAAACATCGGCGCGATACGTCTCTACGACAGCCACTTTTCGGTTATTGCAAATAACATTTTCGAAAATAATTATTTTGGAATTTACATTCAGCGCGGCTACAGATGTTTAATTGAAAACAACAGAATTACAAGTTCACGCTCCAAATCGCAGGAAGGTATTGGCGACGGAATTCACGCGTGGGTAAGCGAGGAAATCTGGATTAAAAACAATTACATTGAAGGCCACAAAGACGGCATCTACCTCGAAAAAGTTACCGACTCGTACATCTACCGCAACTTTTCGAAAAAAAATCTGCGGTACGGCCTCCACTTTATGTCATCGAACGACTGCGTGTATGTAAACAACACCTTCGATAACAACAATGCCGGCGTAGCCGTGATGTACAGCAATAATGTGGGAATGGCGGGCAACAGCTTTATCAACAACTGGGGCGACGCCAATTACGGCCTCCTGCTGAAAGACATCAGCTTCAGCAAAATCAAACAGAACCGTTTTTCTAACAACACCATTGCGATCTTTATGGATGGTGCCACCAAAGTTGATTTTTTCAGAAATAACTTCGAAGACAATGGCTGGGCGATGAAAATCAATTCCAACTGCATGGAAAATAAGTTCATCAACAATAATTTCATCAACAACACTTTCGATGTAGGCACCAGCGGCACGATGGCAATGAACGATTTCAAACGGAATTTCTGGGACAAATACGAAGGTTATGATCTTAATAAAGACAAAATTGGCGATGTACCCTTTCATCCGTTGAGTTTATACGCGGTTTTAGTGGAGAATAATCCGGCAATTATGTTGCTTTTCAAGACGTTTTTTGTGGATTTACTCGATAAAACCGAGAAAATAATCCCGAGCCTTACGCCCGAAAACTTCAAAGATGAAGAGCCCTTGATGAAGAAAGTAATATCTTAA
- a CDS encoding putative ABC transporter has product MIEIKSLTKKFNKFTALDNLNLSFTDSKSIALIGPNGCGKTTLIKCILGLNVIETGDILVSGKSVKDDYRYRKDIGYMPQIGRYPENMTIGQTIQMIKDTRKVPEDQLDKELMGDFELEKMYGKKMSTLSGGTTQKVSAVLAFMFDPKIIILDEPTAGLDPLASEILKNKIIKEKNKGKLIIITSHLLSELDDIVSEIVFMNEGKIIVQQSVTDLMSEHKSEKISESIISILKEMKK; this is encoded by the coding sequence ATGATAGAAATAAAAAGTTTAACAAAGAAATTCAATAAATTCACGGCGCTCGACAACCTGAATTTATCCTTCACCGACAGCAAATCTATCGCGCTGATCGGCCCGAACGGCTGCGGAAAGACCACCCTCATCAAGTGCATTTTAGGTCTGAATGTTATTGAAACCGGCGATATCCTGGTGAGTGGCAAAAGCGTGAAAGACGATTACCGTTACCGCAAAGACATCGGATACATGCCGCAGATTGGCCGCTACCCAGAAAATATGACGATCGGCCAGACCATACAGATGATAAAGGATACGCGCAAAGTTCCGGAAGATCAACTGGATAAAGAACTTATGGGCGATTTCGAACTAGAAAAAATGTACGGCAAGAAAATGAGTACGCTTTCGGGCGGAACGACACAGAAAGTAAGCGCCGTTCTGGCATTTATGTTCGATCCCAAAATTATCATTCTGGATGAACCCACTGCAGGCCTCGATCCGCTGGCTTCCGAAATCCTCAAGAATAAGATCATCAAAGAAAAAAACAAGGGCAAACTCATCATCATCACGTCTCACCTATTAAGCGAGCTGGATGATATCGTGAGCGAAATTGTGTTTATGAATGAGGGCAAAATAATTGTTCAGCAATCTGTAACCGACCTGATGAGCGAGCATAAATCCGAAAAAATTTCAGAATCGATCATCAGTATTTTAAAAGAAATGAAAAAATGA
- a CDS encoding Nitrous oxide reductase maturation transmembrane protein NosY — translation MNKIARFILFDILKNKIIIFYTILLFIISWSVLGLEGNFTKATLSLLNVVLLVVPLVSIIFSTIYVYNSSQFIELLLSQPVPRAKVWFNIFLGLSTALILAFLIGCGIPIFLYSSIETGFSLIIIGILLSVIFTSFAMLSAIMSRDRAKGIGISIFIWIFFSIIYDGILLVLMFQFADYPIEGIMATLAGLNPVGLSRIFVLLQLNISAMLGYSGAVFQQVFGSGGGMGISMLILLLWTTVPFLMSLISFNKKDL, via the coding sequence ATGAACAAGATAGCCCGCTTTATACTTTTTGATATTTTAAAGAATAAAATCATCATTTTCTATACGATTCTGCTGTTCATTATTTCGTGGTCTGTGTTAGGTCTGGAAGGTAACTTCACCAAAGCAACGCTGAGTTTACTGAATGTAGTTCTCCTCGTAGTACCACTGGTAAGCATTATATTTTCGACGATTTACGTCTACAACAGCAGCCAGTTCATCGAGTTACTGCTGAGCCAGCCCGTGCCGCGCGCAAAGGTTTGGTTTAATATTTTTCTTGGGCTTTCCACAGCGCTTATTCTCGCATTTCTTATCGGTTGCGGCATCCCGATTTTCCTTTATTCATCAATCGAAACAGGTTTTTCACTCATTATCATCGGGATTTTACTGTCGGTAATTTTCACTTCTTTTGCGATGCTTTCGGCGATCATGAGCAGAGACCGCGCGAAAGGAATCGGTATTTCAATTTTTATCTGGATATTTTTCAGCATTATTTACGACGGCATTCTACTCGTACTGATGTTTCAGTTTGCAGATTATCCTATTGAAGGCATCATGGCAACCTTAGCCGGTCTCAATCCGGTGGGGCTCTCACGCATATTTGTGTTGCTACAGCTTAATATTTCAGCGATGCTCGGTTATTCGGGTGCTGTTTTTCAGCAGGTCTTCGGTTCGGGCGGCGGAATGGGGATTTCGATGTTGATTTTGCTGCTCTGGACAACCGTACCGTTTTTGATGTCACTGATCAGTTTCAACAAAAAAGATCTGTAG
- a CDS encoding transcriptional regulator, Crp/Fnr family — translation MVNLKESKPMFVRETLLENGIPVLHLNKKDTLFREDQKAVNLFYLMEGEIKIYNTDSEGKEFLINKVNEHQFLGEPPFLLGEKYPANAEIASETAEIFSFSEELFKQYMVNHPEMLFEFTKEIAKKAYEKTLRLKSIVHQCPHERITNFLKIHKKNLGIDDGQKAIINVTRKEMANSTGLAIETVIRTVKKMEREDKLKLINHKIYF, via the coding sequence TTGGTAAATTTGAAAGAAAGTAAGCCTATGTTTGTACGAGAGACTCTGCTGGAAAACGGAATTCCGGTGCTGCACTTAAATAAAAAGGACACGCTGTTCCGTGAGGACCAAAAGGCCGTAAATCTGTTCTATCTGATGGAAGGTGAGATAAAGATTTATAATACCGATTCCGAAGGTAAAGAGTTTCTGATCAACAAAGTAAACGAGCACCAGTTTCTGGGTGAACCACCGTTTCTCCTCGGCGAAAAATATCCGGCAAATGCTGAAATCGCAAGTGAGACTGCGGAAATTTTCAGCTTCAGCGAAGAACTCTTTAAGCAATACATGGTAAATCACCCCGAAATGTTATTTGAGTTCACCAAAGAAATTGCGAAGAAGGCCTACGAAAAAACACTGCGTCTTAAATCAATCGTTCATCAGTGTCCCCACGAAAGGATTACTAATTTTCTCAAAATCCACAAAAAAAACCTGGGTATTGATGACGGCCAAAAGGCGATCATTAATGTGACTCGCAAAGAAATGGCCAATTCTACCGGCCTTGCGATTGAAACCGTGATACGTACCGTTAAGAAAATGGAGCGTGAAGACAAATTGAAGCTTATCAACCATAAAATATATTTCTGA
- a CDS encoding Polyphosphate kinase has protein sequence MSLNTVKMSIQFNPRDITWLAFNARVLQEATDPNVPLHLRIRFLGIFSNNLDEFFRVRVAGLKRAMDFKNKFITESFYQPPTKILQSINDTVIQQQQNFDKTWKKIQVEMAAQNVYIKTYKNLTEEQKIFTRKYFDETVESNVIPILLHENSAMPYLRDKSLYMGIAMRTKEFQYASNYAIIEIPSRALGRFVLLPSENDEKNVILLEDVIAFNLPHIFSYFGYNEFAAHCFKVTKDAEFDLDNDIRTTLAEKIEKGIKSRRKGKPTRFVFDKEMDKALLEFLIRKLHLTKKDSIIPGGKIHNFRHFMDFPDVFKAYEKPEERTSFDHPQFINKRVTDVIQSTDVLLTFPYHTYTPVIDLLRESAMDPEVKSIQITAYRLASHSKIVNALINAVRNGKDVTVMLELRARFDEESNLGWKEVLEQEGVKVLLGIPNKKVHAKLCVIKKRVHNKTVQYGFVSTGNFNEKTAKIYGDHLLMTADRGIMADINKVFNVLKKPKDDFRPVLKSCKSLLLSPEFMRQSIIQHIDREIAEAKGGRKAEMIIKTNSLSDRELITKFYEAAQAGVTVKLIVRGIYCAVNQKSFKKKIQAISIVDEYLEHARVMYFYAKGNEDIYISSADWMTRNLDHRIEAAAKINQKNLKKEIKDILEIQLSDNVKARVLDKKMSNEYVETGKTKIRSQTETYLYLKNIASKT, from the coding sequence TTGAGTTTAAATACAGTTAAAATGTCAATTCAGTTCAATCCACGCGATATAACATGGCTGGCCTTCAACGCGAGGGTGCTGCAGGAAGCTACGGATCCCAATGTGCCGCTTCACCTGCGCATCCGTTTTCTGGGAATATTTTCGAATAATCTCGATGAGTTTTTCCGTGTTCGTGTGGCAGGTCTTAAGCGTGCGATGGATTTCAAAAATAAATTCATCACCGAATCTTTTTACCAGCCACCCACAAAGATTCTGCAGAGCATCAATGACACCGTGATCCAACAACAGCAGAATTTCGATAAGACCTGGAAGAAGATTCAGGTAGAAATGGCTGCCCAGAATGTATACATCAAAACCTATAAAAACCTCACTGAAGAACAGAAAATATTCACGCGGAAATATTTCGATGAAACTGTAGAGAGCAATGTGATCCCGATTTTGCTTCACGAAAACTCCGCAATGCCGTATCTGCGAGACAAATCTCTGTATATGGGCATTGCGATGCGCACGAAAGAGTTTCAGTATGCGAGTAACTATGCCATCATCGAAATTCCGTCGCGCGCACTCGGGCGTTTTGTGCTGCTGCCGTCTGAAAACGATGAAAAAAATGTGATTTTACTTGAGGATGTAATTGCGTTTAACCTGCCGCATATTTTTTCGTATTTCGGGTATAACGAGTTTGCCGCGCATTGTTTTAAAGTGACCAAGGACGCAGAATTCGATCTGGATAACGACATCAGAACCACGCTCGCTGAAAAAATTGAAAAAGGAATAAAATCCCGTAGAAAGGGAAAACCCACGCGGTTTGTTTTCGATAAGGAAATGGATAAAGCGCTACTCGAATTTCTCATCCGCAAACTACATCTTACAAAAAAAGACAGCATCATACCGGGCGGTAAAATTCATAATTTCCGCCATTTTATGGATTTTCCGGATGTTTTTAAAGCGTATGAAAAGCCTGAAGAACGCACGTCTTTTGATCATCCGCAGTTCATCAACAAACGTGTAACAGATGTAATTCAGAGTACAGATGTGCTGCTCACCTTTCCCTATCACACCTATACGCCGGTAATTGATCTGCTGCGCGAATCGGCTATGGATCCGGAAGTTAAATCAATCCAGATCACCGCTTACCGCCTGGCAAGCCATTCTAAAATTGTAAATGCACTTATCAATGCGGTACGCAACGGCAAGGACGTGACGGTAATGCTCGAACTGCGCGCTCGATTTGACGAAGAAAGCAACCTTGGCTGGAAAGAGGTTCTGGAACAGGAAGGCGTTAAGGTACTGCTCGGAATTCCGAATAAAAAAGTTCACGCAAAACTCTGCGTCATTAAAAAACGCGTGCATAATAAAACCGTGCAGTACGGATTTGTGAGCACCGGAAACTTCAATGAAAAAACCGCTAAAATCTACGGCGATCATCTTCTGATGACAGCCGACAGAGGCATTATGGCCGACATCAATAAAGTTTTCAACGTACTGAAAAAACCTAAAGATGATTTTCGGCCGGTACTGAAATCGTGCAAAAGCCTGCTGCTGAGTCCGGAATTTATGCGCCAAAGCATAATTCAGCATATCGACCGCGAAATTGCTGAAGCCAAAGGCGGACGAAAAGCCGAAATGATCATTAAAACAAATTCATTGAGCGACAGGGAATTAATTACCAAATTCTACGAAGCCGCGCAAGCCGGTGTGACGGTAAAACTGATCGTGCGTGGCATCTACTGTGCGGTGAACCAGAAGAGTTTCAAGAAAAAAATACAGGCAATAAGTATTGTTGATGAATATCTGGAGCATGCGCGGGTGATGTATTTTTATGCCAAAGGAAATGAAGATATCTACATTTCGTCCGCCGACTGGATGACCAGAAATTTAGATCACCGAATCGAAGCCGCCGCAAAAATCAATCAGAAAAATCTTAAAAAGGAAATAAAAGACATCCTCGAGATCCAGCTCAGCGATAACGTAAAAGCCCGCGTACTCGACAAAAAAATGAGCAACGAATATGTGGAAACTGGAAAAACAAAAATCCGTTCACAGACAGAAACTTACCTTTACCTGAAGAATATCGCCTCCAAAACCTGA
- a CDS encoding TonB-dependent receptor, with translation MKKKLFFVGALLVVSSDIFAQQETQIEEVTIASKTKQQLYKTGKNVQLISAQDLEKHRGQSLSDVLNQTAGFHIVGDFNNSQEPKALKIRGGKSSNVLILLDGIPLKDVTGNDYNVSDLRLMSLENVESIEILNGASSVLYGSNATVSVINIKTNRSATKKVEGLLGARAGSFSTYAQNALVKGKTDQFSYQLSATNEKSEGISSATGEDFEKDGFEKQTVNARIGFEAEQFSINVNGGWNHHLFDYDGGAFSDAEHRSDDEQHFIGGNANFRYSNGEISLNTRYSANNRLGQSLLNSNYKDQFSYAGRNFFSEIFNTYRFSENISFTAGVQFENQKMGAESLPWGANDLVEDLSLNDTKLHNVDVFANLNLKYNILNLDAGTRMTDHSKFGSHWVYSLNPYVLKEIGNLYFKAGYSLSTAFIAPTLYQTYGSLPYVLPNFELQPETNLSHEIDLSLGKKDQSLLFTASFFHRHEKDAFAYEIADAATYAGIFRNVAENKSKGFELGFNYRLNDFARLGANFSFVEKEKQETMLRQPKQRVNSYVEILPFRTTRVNLSHQFVSKRTDSYYDEVTFGVKSLELESFNIFNLNINQKIGANIESYLNVGNLLNESYVDVIGFNTLPRNFSVGVNYKF, from the coding sequence ATGAAAAAGAAATTATTTTTTGTTGGAGCATTGCTTGTCGTAAGTTCAGACATTTTTGCCCAACAGGAAACCCAGATCGAGGAGGTTACCATCGCCTCCAAAACAAAACAGCAGCTTTACAAAACCGGTAAAAACGTGCAGCTGATTTCTGCCCAAGACCTTGAAAAACACCGTGGCCAAAGCCTCAGCGATGTTCTCAATCAAACTGCGGGCTTTCACATCGTCGGAGATTTCAATAATTCTCAGGAACCTAAAGCACTTAAAATCCGCGGCGGCAAAAGCTCGAATGTCTTGATTTTACTCGATGGAATCCCGCTCAAAGACGTTACCGGAAACGATTATAATGTCTCCGACCTGCGGCTGATGTCGCTCGAAAATGTAGAAAGTATCGAGATCCTGAATGGCGCGTCCTCGGTTTTATATGGAAGTAACGCGACGGTTTCGGTCATTAATATCAAAACAAACCGCTCGGCAACCAAAAAGGTTGAAGGACTTTTAGGCGCAAGAGCCGGTTCATTTTCCACCTACGCACAAAATGCACTGGTAAAAGGAAAAACCGATCAGTTCAGCTATCAGCTTTCGGCCACCAACGAAAAGTCTGAGGGAATTTCTTCAGCTACGGGCGAAGATTTTGAGAAAGACGGTTTTGAAAAACAGACGGTTAATGCGCGGATCGGATTCGAGGCAGAACAGTTCAGCATCAATGTAAACGGTGGCTGGAACCACCATCTTTTCGATTACGACGGCGGCGCTTTCAGTGATGCTGAACACCGCTCGGATGATGAGCAACATTTTATCGGCGGCAATGCAAACTTCAGATATTCGAACGGCGAAATCTCGCTCAACACGCGGTATTCGGCTAACAACCGTCTCGGCCAAAGCTTGCTCAACAGCAATTACAAAGATCAGTTTTCGTATGCCGGCAGAAATTTTTTCAGCGAAATTTTCAACACTTACCGTTTTTCAGAAAACATCAGCTTCACTGCGGGTGTTCAGTTCGAAAACCAAAAAATGGGCGCCGAATCGCTTCCTTGGGGCGCGAATGATCTGGTGGAAGATCTCAGCCTAAATGATACAAAGCTGCATAACGTAGATGTTTTTGCGAATCTGAATCTTAAATATAACATCCTGAATTTAGACGCCGGAACCCGGATGACCGATCATTCAAAGTTTGGCAGCCATTGGGTTTACAGCCTGAATCCGTATGTTTTGAAGGAAATCGGCAACCTTTATTTCAAAGCCGGCTACTCGCTTTCGACTGCATTTATTGCGCCGACGCTCTATCAGACATACGGTTCGCTTCCCTATGTTCTTCCTAATTTCGAACTTCAGCCCGAAACAAATCTGTCTCATGAAATCGATTTGAGTCTCGGCAAAAAAGACCAGAGCCTGCTGTTTACCGCGTCGTTTTTTCACCGTCACGAAAAGGACGCTTTTGCTTACGAAATTGCAGATGCGGCGACGTATGCAGGTATTTTCCGGAATGTTGCCGAAAATAAATCGAAAGGTTTTGAACTCGGATTTAATTACCGGTTAAACGACTTCGCACGTCTCGGCGCGAACTTTAGTTTTGTTGAAAAAGAAAAGCAAGAAACGATGCTTCGCCAGCCTAAGCAGCGCGTGAATTCGTATGTGGAAATTCTGCCTTTCCGCACAACAAGGGTAAACCTCAGCCACCAGTTTGTATCCAAAAGAACCGATTCTTATTACGATGAGGTCACGTTCGGAGTGAAAAGTCTTGAGCTCGAAAGCTTTAATATATTCAACCTGAACATTAACCAGAAAATCGGTGCGAACATCGAAAGCTATTTAAATGTGGGCAATCTCTTAAATGAATCTTATGTGGATGTAATTGGTTTCAATACCCTGCCCCGAAATTTTTCCGTAGGCGTAAATTATAAGTTTTAA